The Clostridiales bacterium FE2011 sequence GGGATAATCACTCAGGATGGTGGCGGTGGCGTCCGCGGGGTCGTAGCAGTTGTTCAGCAGGACCTCGATATCGGCGTCATCCGCGCTCAGCGGCAGGCTGCGGACCTGGAAGGCCTCGCCGTCTGACCGGTAGTTCATGGACAGGGGAACTTCCTTTGTGTCCAGTTCCACGTTCAGCTCATATCCGCCGTAATCCGCGGAGCGCCAGCCGAGGGTGCAGGTTTCGGCCTGTCCGTCGGCCGCAAAATTGACGGTGCGGGTAAAGCCGGAGTTCTTGCTGGAAAGGGTCCGGGTTTCGGAAAGCAGGGTGCCGTCTTCCCGGAAGGAATAGATGTTTTCACCGGAGTTCCAGGAGGGGAACATGGACACGTCCGCCCGCAGCGTCAGTTCGGAACGGACAAAGGCAATATCGCCGGTCCAGGTGTTGTATTCCTCCACGAAGCGGCGCGCCTGGGTTTCATCCGGGTAAACATAGACGATAAAAACGCTGTAATCGCCGCCGGCCTTCTCAGCTTCCGCTTCGGAGACGTTCTGCTTTGAGAAGATGACTTTTTCAGCGCCTTCATTAAAATCAAGCTCGTTGATCTGCAGGTTGGAGACCATCCGGTCCAGCGCCAGCTTCACGACGCCGTTTTCCACGGAGAAGTCCGTGATCCGCGTGGTCGGGGCCAGGCCTTCGGGCAGGGTAATGTCCGCGGCGGAAACCGGGATGGTTTTCATACTGTCAAGCAGGACGTAGCCGCCCTTGGGAGCAGCCGCCTGCGCGGATACTGCCAGGCAGACCGCCATTATCAATACAAAAGCCAGGGTCAGAGCACGTTTCATTCCACGCTGCCCTCCTTTCGCGGCTTCAGCAAGCCGAATCACCTTTCATTATACTCTTGAACTTTGTTTTTTTGCAATGCATGTCCCTGTACCGTCCGTCCTTTTTGTGCTTTTCTTCCGGAAACAAAAAACGGAACGGTCTTCAAACCGTTCCGTTATGAATCTACCATCAGAGATTGACGAAATTGACCATCGGCTCCCGGGGCGTCTTGGCCCGCTCGCACTTCAGCTCGTTCAGCATCAGGGCGGTCTGTCCGTCCGGTCCCTGCACCATCTTGCAGCGGGCGGTCAGGGTGAAGTAGGTCTTGTTGTCCGGGGTGCGCTCTCCCTTGCAGACCCAGCCGCAGGGCGCCACGTCGTTGGCGCAGCAGGTCATGGCCTCCCGGGCGAAGTAGTAGAAGCCCTTGGGGAATTCCCGGCGCTTCCAGGCCTGGCCCACAAGGGAAACCACCTTGCCGTCATAGCGCTCCGGATGCTCCATGCTGTCCACATAGAACAGGCCGAACTGCTCCTCGGAAATCTGGATCACGTCCGCCTTCATGTCGTAGGGCAGGTCTTCGTCCGTGATGCCGTCGTCCACCGTGCCGTCCAGGTTTTCAAACATGATCGTGGCGGCGCTGTTCATGGCGCGCAGCTGCCGGCGCCAGGAGCTCTTGTTGAAGTTCTCACCGCAGCGGTTGACATAGATCATGTCCGCGGTCTTCATCGGGTCGGTGAGGAGCTTGCGCATGTTGTTCATGTAGTTATCAAAGGTGGTGGCGTCAGCCGTGGTGACCACCTGTGCCCAGTCCCACAGGCGGGGCAGCGTGATCTCATCCAGCTTTTCCAGGCCCCACATGGTGTTGTACTCCATGATGACGCAGGTCGGCTCAATCTCCCGGTCCAGGTCCGCGAGTTTCGCTGTGGTCAGCTCGTCCTTGTTATCCAGGTTCACCAGCACACCCTTGTACTTGTCAAGGCTGTCATCGTCCCACTCGGTTTCGCCTTCCTCGCAGCACAGGATCAGCACCCGGCCGCCGTTGGTAAAGCGTTCGTTGCCCAGGACCGTCAGGCCCAGGGTGGTCTTGCCGCTTTCAATGAAACCGGTGATCAGATAAACCGGAACAAATCTCCTGATCATAAATGAAACAACTCCGTCAGCGCTTTTTCGTTCAGGTCGGCGCCGATCACGCACAGGCGGCCGGTGTAGTCCGCGCTGCCGTCGCGCATATCGATTTCGCCGGGCACATAGTCAAACTGGAACCAGCTGCCTGCCGCGTTCTGCAGGATACCCTTGGCACGCAGCACCTTGCCGTATTCCTCTTCGTCGGAAAGCTTCTCCAGGATGGAACGGATTTCCTCCTGCTCATACCGCTGCGCGGTCTCCAGGCCGATGTTGCCGAACACTTCGTCCGCGTCATGGCCTTCGCCGTGGTGGTGATGGTGATGATGATGGTCATGGTCGTGGCAGCCGCAGGTGCAGCCTTCGCCGTGCTCATGATGGTGATGTTCATGATCGTGATCATCGTCGTCATCGTCGTCATCATGATCGTGGTGATGATGGTGATGCTCGTGTTCGTCGTCATCGTCATCATCATCGTCGTGATGGTGGTGATGATGCTCATGCTCATCCTCATCGTCGTCATGATCATGGTGGTGATGGTGATGATGCTCATGTTCATCCTCATCCTCATCGTCGTCATCATCGTCATCATCCAGCGGGGCGAACCAGATGGGCTTGCCGTTCTCGATCACGTCCAGCATGAAGTCAGGTTCCATATCATCCCAGGGGGTGGTGATGATCCGGGCGTCGGGGTGCGCTTCGGCGATCAGCTGGCGGCTCTTTTCCACCCGGGCGGCGTCCAGCAGCTGGGTGCGGCTGAAGATCACCGTGGAGGCGCTCTTCACCTGGTCCAGGAAGAATTCACCGAAGTTCTTCATATACATCCGGCACTTGCCGGCGTCCACGACGGTGGCGCTGCCGCCGGTCTCGATGTCGGAATGGCGCTCCTTGGCCTTTTCGACAGCGGACAGGATTTCGCTCAGCTTGCCTACGCCGGTGGGCTCCACCAGGATGCGGTCCGGATGATAGGTGTCGATCAGCTGGTCCACCGCGGCCTGGAAGTCTCCGGCCAGGGTGCAGCAGATGCAGCCCGCGTTCAGCTCAGTCACGGTGATGCCGGCGTCCTTCATGAAACCGCCGTCAATACCGATCTCGCCGTATTCATTTTCCAGCAGCACGACCTTCTCATTCCGGAGGCGGCCGGTCAGCAGTTTTTTAATCAGCGTCGTTTTACCGGCTCCCAGGAAACCGGAGATAACGTTTACTTTGACCATTGGTACAGATCCTTCTTTCCTTACAATCGCCGGTTTTATCCGGCGCATTCCTTTTATAGCGCTTGAGCCCTTCTTTGTCAATTGTTTTTGGCTATATGATGCTTGAGTTTATGGGATTATAAAAATAGCGTTTTTATTTGCTGTCAGAAAAAGTTACGCATGAAAAAATAATGCAAAAAATGTAACAGATTGCAAAATATACGCAATAGTGATACAATTTGCACAAGCTGCACAGATTATAGAATAATCTGTTTCAGCAAAAGATTTTTGGAGGGATAAAACATGGTTAAAAAGGGAATGCTCTTGGTGGTTACTATTATTATGCTGCTATGTGTTGTATGTACGGCTCTGGCGGAGAAGCAGACTATTTCTTCTAACTGCAATACCGCTCTTTTCTATCAGTTTGATAATGGGACAACAAATGTATCTAGCCATACAGTTGCTACAAAAAAATGGAACATTGTACTTAATGTTACTCAAGGGAAATACTCAGGTGCTAGAAGTGATGGAACGGCATCTCAGGCATTTAAGGTTAATCAAACTGCGGCAATGAAAAAGTATGCAGAGAGTCCCACAAATGTGACTTATCCTTCTAGCATAGCGCCCCACACCTCCCATCCCAAGGATAAGAATGGAAATATTCAATATAATAAATTGACTGTTTCAATTAATGGAGGATCCTTTACAATTGTTTCTAAAGATACAATTAAGGTTGTAAACGGAAAAGAAAGCTATACTAATTCTAAAGTAACTTCAACATATCAATTTGCTTTTAATAAAACGTTTACTCGGTAATAAGGATGTGAAAACAATTGCGGAGATTGCTTCAACGACTGTTTTGTATTGTGCTTTGTTCACTCTTTCCTATTACAGCTGTGGGAGAAACCAATGAGGAGAAAATTCTTCACATAGGAATAGGACGTGAAGGGTGTGAATACAATTTTGCTGTGGAAAAACTGTTTTTGGAGCAGAATCCAGATTGGACTATTGTTTATCATCTTTTGGATCCAGAACAACTTTCTGTACAAATGTTGTCCGGTATGAGTGGACTTGATCTGTTAATTGTTTCTTATCAGGAAATGCTTTATCTGGCTTATCAGGATGCATTGGTAGATCTTGAGGAAGAGCATATTTTTGATTATTGGCCGGAAACCCTTTTACCTATGCGCAAGCTTCATGAGATAAATAATCATGTTTATGCTTTGCCACATACTGCTGAGTATTTTCAATGGATATGGAATCAGGATGTTGCTAATTTGCTTCAATGTAGTAAACCTGAAGAGCCCTATACTTGGGACGAATTTGCTACGCTTCTGGCAGATCCTCAGTATGATTTAGATAATGATGGTAATCGGGAGCTTGGCCTGATTATAGGTTCATCGCATGAACAGTTGAATGGTGCATTCATACCGGACATGATAGAATTATATATTTCATCGTGCGCAGAGCCACTTGGTGGATTTCAGACAGATTTGTTTAAATGCTTGATAGACAGTTTTATTGCTTTCTGGTCGAGTGAAACGGTTATGTCTTATAATCAGATTCCACTTCTTGGGGATGATATGGGCACATTGATTACTTGCTTTTCTCCCTTGACGGATATTATTTGGCAGGCAGAGGTTGAAGAAACAAATGCTTCCTATTTACTACCTCCGGTAATCGATAAAGAAAACCCAAGATATCTAGCATTTTATCAGGTGTGGTGTATGCCCAAAACAGATCAGATTAAAGAGGAAACAAAGCAATTTCTTCAGCTCCTTGTATCTGACATAGGACAAGCAGCATATACAGATCCTCAAACATGCTTTGCTAAAGAGTGGCCTGCCGAAATTATTATGGATCCAAATATGTTATCTACTTTCGATCATTTTTCTCCCAATGAGATGGGTGAATTAACATGGGAAGTTACTTTGGAGAATACAAATCACTACTTAACGATAGCATCGCCGGTATTCTATAATGGGAATGTTCGTTTGCAAACAATAGAAAACATACAGAAATTCCATCAATATTTATGTCCATATCTAAGCAATACTACTGAATTGTGGAAGGTTTTTTACAGCAATATCGGATATTATAAGGATGGACAAATGTCTTTCGATGAATTAGCAGAGAAATTGAATACGATCTGGGATATGATGATTAATGAATAGACAAAAAGGACTATATGTTGTTTTATGGATGACAGTCGCATTTCTTTGGGGGTTATCCATGTGTACTATTCATACAATAGAGATTACAGGAAGATTTGAACAAACCAATATTTCATCAAATGAAGCGTTTTATGATGATAAAAGCAGCGAGCCAGCTGCTTTTTTGTGGTATGAAGAAAAGAAACTATTTTGTCTATACATGAAAGCAAAGCTGCAAATATATGATTAAAAAATAGGATGCTTCAGAATCAAGAACACTTCGTATAATACATGGTCGATATTTCTTCGATAATGATGTTCCTAAAACAGGTATTATTCCATTAAGTTTGTTACAGATTGTGTTGTCTGGAAAGGCTTTTGATCATGAGGACTAATTGCCAACATAGAAAAATGAACCATGTCTATCCACGACGAGATATATATATGATGTTGCCAGCTTTGGGTGGCTTTATAGCTTTTTATATTCTGCCATTTGAATATATTTTTCGATCAGCATTTTGGCAAACTTCTTTTAATCATTCTTTTGCAGGAGCACTGAATTTTCTTCAGGTGATACAAGGACGCTATTTTAGCATAGCTAGTATAAACATGATATCTATTATGTTTGAAATGGTTTTTTCGGTTTTTATATTGGTTATACCGATATCTGTATTTATTCGGGAAAATAGAGATTTTTCATGGTTGCATATCATATTGCTTCTTATGGTTTTTGTTCCATCCGCGGCGTTGGGAAATACATGGCTAATTATTCCACAAATATCTTATACCAATCATTTAGCATTATTAGCAATGGCGACCTGGAAATCACTTGGAATTCCGGCTTCCATAATGCTAGTTGGCTTTGCAGCATTAGATCCTCATCAAGAGGAGGCGGCACAAATGGATGGAGCTACATTTGTCCAGCGATATTATTGGGTGGTTTTTCCGCAGATGGGTCCGTCGTTGCTTTTTATGTTGGTGTATATTCTAATACAAAGTCAGAGATTGTATAGAGAATCATATATACTTTTTGGCGATTATCCAACAACTGATGTCTATCTACTACAACATTATTTGAATCATCATTTTCAGAAACATAATTATCCACTTTTATCTGCTGCGACTTTGATAGAATTAGCCTTTGTTCTCGTATTGATTTTTGCCATGTCTGTGATATGGAGGAAAATGAAGAGATGAAAAAATGTATTGTTGAGTGGATAAAGTCCTTGATTGCAGTGCTGATTGGATTGTCTCTTATGCTGCCAGTCTGGGAAACCGTAATTTTATCATTTGTTAGGGATCAGGAATTGTCTAATATAAATATATCTGGTTTTCTATGGATCCCGCCAGTATTATCATTAACTCAATATTATACTCTGTTGGTTGATAACTCAAAGTATTTACAATCTTTTTGGAATTCTTTCTTCTTATCTTCTTGTATAACTATATTACAGGCGATAATGGCAATACCTGCTAGTTATGTGCTTTCCAAAATACAGTTTCGGGGAAGACGGGTTATACGGTGGATATTCCTTCTGGCACTAGTTTTACCTCAGCAAGTACTGCTTGTGCCTGTGTATATTTTATGTAGAACAATCGGAATATATAATAATTGGTTAAGCCTTTTGTTTCCAATGATGTTTTCTCCGCTTGGTGTATGTTTATTGATGTTTGCATTTCATATGTTTCCTGATGAACTGATGGAGGCAGCACGTATAGAAACAGGAAATATATGGACTATTATGTGGCATATAATTGTTCCTTGTCTGAAACCGTTTATATTTGTTTTGCTACTGATTTCTTTTACTGAAAGTTGGAACATGATTGAACAGCCGTTAATCTTACTATCAGATAAAACAAAATACCCTCTTTCTCTTCTGCTCAGTGGAGCTAAGGATAATGGTGGGGTTCCGGTGTGGTCAGGTGCAGTATTGTTTATGATTCCAGCCATTTTAGCATATTGGTTATCGCATGAAGATATTAATATGATGATGGAGGCTTCATCTGTCAAATGAAAGCAAAAGTGAAGGTTATCATTTGTTTTATTTGCATTATCCTATTCTTTACAATTGCCGGGAGTTCAATTCATTATTGGTTGCTTCCAAAGGTTAAACTAATTAATCCACGCACTGGAAGCCTTAAGTGTTACGCGGATATACTTGATGTTGATATTCGATCGGAGAATAAGATATCTATTGCACCACCTAAAGTGATAGATGTTTTATCACCAATATATATTAATGAGGAAGCAAGATCTATTCAGGAAGAAGAAGTATTGATGCGATATGATATAAGCAGTATTGAAGATGAACTAATTGTTGTAGAAGAACAATATGCTCAGGCAAAAGATGATTTGCTATCATTTTCTCAAGCATATAGAAAAGAAGTATTACAACTACAAAAAGAATGTGAAGGAATAAAAAAAGAAAAGGAAGAAGGAGATCAATTGTCCAAACAAGACGTTGATGAACTTGAGTTGAGGTATGAATTCATTCAAGAAAGACTACAGCTTATGGAAAATGAAGGAATTTATCAAGGTACAACTTATGATATTCTTCAATACAAACTAGATCAAATAGAAATGAAGAGGGATGAACTGAAAAACATAAAAGATAATAATGGAGAAATACGTTCTCCTATATCAGGCCATCTTCTTGGATGGAAGGGAAACGCATGGGAAATAATACCAAGCGATTCTACTTTGCAATTTGTGATATGGTTGGATGTTTCTGTAGAAGAACTGGAATCCGTTATAAATCCATTAATCATAGTGGATGATTTAGAGAAACGAGTTTCTATAGAAATAGATAGTATGAAACAATCTGCAGAAGGCACAGAAGTCATGTTTGCAGTGTCAAATGAGGATGAAAACTTTCCACTGTTATTATCCGATACTCTCAAACTAGAATATTTGTCACCGGCTAGTGGCTTGCTAGTTCCCTCGTATGCATTTGTATCGGATTCATGTTTATACATTGCCGAAAATATATGGAATGGAAATAAGAGAATAGATAGAGCAAGATTAATTGAAGTAAAGGTTATACCCGGGAATGAACAGTATTGGATTGTAACGGATGGATTGATAGATTCTGCAAACATTATTTCAAATTGGGATCGTGAACTAAATGATGGATGTGAGATAGCGATTGAACCCTAATTCATATTATATTGTGACATAAATAACAACCCCTTTGTTTCCAATAGCTTTTCTTGACTTATACGTGACAAACCGTACAATTGGTGTTATAATACCTTACACAGTTACATGCACATGCTCTTTCAGTGACATAGACGGATTGATTTGAGACATCCATTCACTTCTTTCAACGGTTTAGCATAAGGAGGAAAAGCCGTGAGATCAACCATAGGAACGGACGTCCGCAGGGCGGCAGCGCTGGCGCTGCTGGCAACGCTGCTTGTGTCCGTTTGCCTGCCTGTACCCGTGAAGGCGGACCAGGCGGACGTTGATCTGATGCTGGCAAACAGCGCTGTTTCGATGCTGAATCTCACAGACGCGGAGGGAAATTCGATCCAGCCGCGGAAAGCGCCGGAAGTGCTGGGCCGGGGGAACCCGGACGTGGCCGGGGTGGAACCGGATTACCGGGGAACCGTCGGATATGTAGCCCTGCAGACCGGCTGGGAGGTCAGCCGCTTCAATACCTTTACAGAGACGCCCTGGATGCTGCCATTGTACGGGCAGGAGGGCACGAAGTGGAAAGTCGTCGGTGCCGTGGCGCATAAGACGCCGGTGCTGGTTACAGATCAGCAGATTAAGGAAGAGAGGGGACACAAGTTCAGCGGCCACCTGCAGGTAGTCCGCCTGGACACCTTTGAGCAGACATGGATTGACGTGATCCATTTCGTCACCGCCCCCTACTGGACGCTGAGCCTGTCAGAGGCCGTCACCTACGGATACTGCATTGCCGTTTACAGCAACACCTCCGGCGTCATGCCGACGGACCGGAAGGGCAACCGCGGCACCCTGCAGGAAGGCACCCGGATCCTGATGTGCGAAAAGCGCACCGCCCGCTACATCAGCCCCGATAAGCAGAACAATCCGCTTCCGGGCATCATCTTCCGGAGCGGCGAAGAGCAGGATTCCTATTACAGGACATTCCTCTTCTTCAACGCAAACGACCTGACGCTGACCTATTAAGCAACAGAAAAACAGCACACTGTCCCACAAACGGGACAGCGTTTTTTTCTGGAGGAGAGTAAAAGGATAGCTGTGTGAGACTTGAAAAACAGTAGACTTCGGGATTATCCTTAAGATAGAAAAATATGTTTACGGCTCCGGCAGCAATGCCGGGGCTGTTTTGGTTGAGGAGGAGAAGGATGCCGGAGACGACCACAACCCTGTGCGGCCTGCGCCGTGAACTGACAAAGGATCTTTTTGAGGAACTGGCGGCGCTCCAGTGCACAACGGAGGAAATCCTGGGCTATATCGGAACCACAGAAAAGAAGCTGGAAAGCTGGTGCCGGAAGATCTACCGCCGTCCGCTGGCGGAGATGATTCCCATGATCCGCAAGGACGGCCTCATTGCCATCCGGCGGGCCAGCTTTGACCAGCTGAAGAAAAGCGCCACCATCATCAGCCAGCAGTACAACCGGTTCCTGCCCGGCGCGGGCGTGGATCCTCGGGATGACGCCGAGAACGCAATCCGCCTGCTGACGACCGCGGTGACGCCCTCCACTGAGACAATGAAGGAACTGTACGGGGAAGCGGAAGAGGGCGGTGAAGAGGCTTGAGCTTTCATTTTCAGCCCTTCTCCCGCAAGCAGAGCCAGCTGCTGAACTGGTGGCGGCCGGGTTCCGGCGTGGAAGACCGGCGCATCGTATTGGCGGATGGCGCCATCCGCAGCGGCAAAACCGTAGCCATGATCCTGTCCTTCCTGCTCTGGAGCCTGACCTGCTTCAGCGGGAAGGACTTTATCATGGCCGGGGTCACCTCCGGAGCGCTGGTGCGCAATGTGTTAGGACCGATGCTTTCCATGCTGGAGACCCTCGGCATCGCGTATGAATGGAAGCGCGGGGAAGCACGGGTGATCATCGGGAAGAACAGCTATTATCTCTTCGGCGCGGATAAGGATAACGCCCAGGATAAGCTGCAGGGTATGACGGCCGCCGGCGCCTACGCGGATGAGGCGGCCCTGTTTCCCCGCTCCTTTATCGACCAGATGATCGGCCGCTGCTCCGTGGAGGGCAGCCGGATCTTCCTGAACTGCAATCCCAACGGCGCCTGGCACTATATCAAGACAGACTTTATCGACCGGGCGGAGGAACTGGGCCTGTACCGGCTGCACTTCACCATGGACGATAACCTGACCCTGTCTCCGGAAATCCGGCAGAGCTATGCCCGGAGCTTTACCGGGGTTTTTTACCGCCAGTATATCCTGGGTGAATGGGTCAGCGCGGAGGGCGCGGTCTATCCCATGTGGGATGACAGGGAGAATACCTTTATCGAAGGAGAACGGGATCCGGAGGCGCTGCCATTCCGGGATATGCGCCGCTTCTGCGCGGTGGACTACGGCACGGTGAATCCCTGCGTTTTCCTGGATGTGCGGGATGACGGGAAAACCTTCTGGATCATGAAGGAATATTACTGGAATTCCACCTCCAAACGCCGCCAGAAAACAGACGCGGAATACGCCAATGACCTGGCGGAGTTCCTGGGGAATGACCGGAACACGCAGATCATTGTGGATCCCAGCGCGGCCAGTTTCAAGGCGGAACTCCGGAACCGGGGCTTCCGGGTGCTGGACGCGAAGAACGACGTCCGGGAAGGCATCGCCACCACGGCGGTATGCATCAGCAACCGGCGGATCCGGGTGGAGCGGAACCGGTGTCCGGCCCTGCTGGGGGAGGTTCACAGCTATGTGTGGGATGAGAAGGCCAGGATGAAAGGGGAGGAGCGGCCGGTGAAGGTGCATGATCACGCGATGGACGCGGTGAGATACTTATGTCACACGAAAGCGTCCCGTTTTCGCAGGTAAACAGCGAAAACATGGGACGCTTTCGTGTTAATGAATACTGAAAACTTAAAACTGAAAACTTAAAAATACTATAGAGTCTACGGTTGAGGGTGTTTCCCTGTGGTGGGTAACATGAGAATAATTATGAATTATGAATTGTGAATTGAAAAATCGCCGTGTTCGCGGCGCAGACGGTTATGCCAACGCGGCGGCGTTTCTGGGAGAGGATTCGACGCTGCTTTCGTCCGGGACGTTTCTCCGATCCGGACTGACATCGGATCCGGAACTTTTGACGGCCATGTACCGGGAATCCTGGCTGACGAAGCGGATTATTGATACGCCGTCGGAAGATATGACCCGCGCCTGGTACCGGCTTTCCTCCTCCGTGGATCCGGAAGAGATCCACGTCCTGCGCAGGCTGGAAGCCCGGCACAGCGTGAAGCAGGAGCTGACCAATGCCCTGCGCTGGGCCCGGCTGTATGGCGGATCGCTGGCCCTGATGGTGATCCGGGGAGAGGAAGGAAGGCTGGATCAGCCGCTGGAGCAGGAGATGCTGCTGCCGGACTGCTTTCAGGGCCTGCTGGTGCTGGACCGGGCACAGGGAATCGAGCCCTCGGCGGAACTGGTTTCGGACCTGGATGATCCGGATTTCGGCCTGCCGGAATACTATACCGTGAACCTGGACACGGAAAACTATCGTATGGTGCGGCTGCATCACTCCCGGGTGCTGCGCTTTATCGGCAGGGAACTGCCGAGGGGAGAAACCATCCGGGAGAACTTCTGGGGTGCCAGTGAAATGGAGCATATCCGGGATGAACTGCTCAAGCGCAGCGCGGCTTCCGCCAACATCGCCCAGCTGATCTTCCAGGCGAATATCACCACGCTGAAGATGTCTGACTTCGGCGAACTCCTGGGTGCCGGAACAGAGGAACAGCGAAAGAGTGTGGAATACGCCATGGGGATGGAAAACCGGTTCCGGACTTCCTTCGGCATCCAGCTGCTTTCCCGGGATGATTCCCTGGAGAATCATCCCTATTCCTTTACGGGATTGAGTGAGATCTATGAGCAGTTCATGATGGACATGGCCGGTGCGGCAGAAATCCCGGCGACCAGACTGTTCGGCCGTTCGCCCCAGGGGATGAACGCCACCGGAGAATCAGACCTGCGGAACTATTACGACATGATCGCTTCCCTGCAGGAGAGGCAGCTGCGCCCGGCCCTGGAAAAGCTGCTGCCAGTGATGGCAGTCTCCTGCTGGGGTTATGTTCCGGAAAGCCTGGAGATTGTCTTCGAGCCTGTGATGACAAGCAGCCCCGCCGAAAGGGCGGAGCTGGTGCAGAAACTGTCCGGGGATGTGATTGAGGGATATAAATGCGGCCTGTTCACAAGGGAACAGGCCGTCATGGAACTCAAGACGCGGGGAGAAGAACTGGGGGTATATACCAAGGTGTAGTGAAGGGTTATTGTGCCTTTTTCTTCGGGCGGAAACGCGCGGGAAGATGGTCGGGATTGATCGCCTTGAAAAGGATGGCAGCGATGAGATAGACCACAGCACCGACTGCGATACAGATCGCAACCATCACCAGGCGCCTGAAGAAATCCGCCGAGAGTATACCCTGTATGCCCCCGAAGACGAAATTGTAAACTGCCCATACAACCACGCCCATTACGGCAGTGGCGGCCAGTGGCTTAAGAATGATGTTCGGGATGGAAAACCGGTAGCCTGAATACTTGCAGGCATAATACAGGTTCGGGAACATGGATACGGTGTAGCAGACAAGGGACGCAATGGGCGCACCGTGAATGCTGATGCCGGGAGTGCTGACCAGGATCGCATTCAGGATAACTTTGCAGACTACACCGGCAACCAGGGTCAGCATTGGAATTTTCTGCTTCCCAGCGCCCTGAAGGATGCCGGAAGTTGCCTGCACCATGGTAAACAGGATGATGGTCATGGCGGAGAACTCCAGCAGATTACCGGCCAGCATCAGTTCTTCAGGAGTAAACTTGGCATTGCTGCCATAAAGCAGGTAGACGATGGGCTTGGCCAGCAGGCTCATACCGATGGAGCAGGGGAAGCCAACCACTGAGGCAACCTGAAGGCCGATCCCGGCTTCCCGGGCCACATATTTCATATCCTTCCGGGCCAGGCCGGAGGCGATGGAGGGTACCAGGTTGGTGGACATGGCCATGGCGACGGCGGTGGGTACGTTGATCATCGTGATGACGATACCGCTGTATACGCCGTAATGCCTGCCGGCAATATCATCAGGAATACCTGTGCCCATCATCAGGCTTTTGAGCATTGCGGAGTCTATGGTGGAAGCCAGGGGAACGATACAGGCACCCAGCGTGATCGGGATGGAAATACGGACGATGCGTTTTGCCAGCTCGCGGCCGGATACGGGTTTTTCATTCGGCTGGGGAGGCAGGGGCTTCACAAAGTGGGCATGGATGA is a genomic window containing:
- a CDS encoding GTPase; the encoded protein is MIRRFVPVYLITGFIESGKTTLGLTVLGNERFTNGGRVLILCCEEGETEWDDDSLDKYKGVLVNLDNKDELTTAKLADLDREIEPTCVIMEYNTMWGLEKLDEITLPRLWDWAQVVTTADATTFDNYMNNMRKLLTDPMKTADMIYVNRCGENFNKSSWRRQLRAMNSAATIMFENLDGTVDDGITDEDLPYDMKADVIQISEEQFGLFYVDSMEHPERYDGKVVSLVGQAWKRREFPKGFYYFAREAMTCCANDVAPCGWVCKGERTPDNKTYFTLTARCKMVQGPDGQTALMLNELKCERAKTPREPMVNFVNL
- a CDS encoding GTP-binding protein, with the translated sequence MVKVNVISGFLGAGKTTLIKKLLTGRLRNEKVVLLENEYGEIGIDGGFMKDAGITVTELNAGCICCTLAGDFQAAVDQLIDTYHPDRILVEPTGVGKLSEILSAVEKAKERHSDIETGGSATVVDAGKCRMYMKNFGEFFLDQVKSASTVIFSRTQLLDAARVEKSRQLIAEAHPDARIITTPWDDMEPDFMLDVIENGKPIWFAPLDDDDDDDDEDEDEHEHHHHHHHDHDDDEDEHEHHHHHHDDDDDDDDEHEHHHHHHDHDDDDDDDDHDHEHHHHEHGEGCTCGCHDHDHHHHHHHHGEGHDADEVFGNIGLETAQRYEQEEIRSILEKLSDEEEYGKVLRAKGILQNAAGSWFQFDYVPGEIDMRDGSADYTGRLCVIGADLNEKALTELFHL
- a CDS encoding extracellular solute-binding protein, whose product is MLCSLFPITAVGETNEEKILHIGIGREGCEYNFAVEKLFLEQNPDWTIVYHLLDPEQLSVQMLSGMSGLDLLIVSYQEMLYLAYQDALVDLEEEHIFDYWPETLLPMRKLHEINNHVYALPHTAEYFQWIWNQDVANLLQCSKPEEPYTWDEFATLLADPQYDLDNDGNRELGLIIGSSHEQLNGAFIPDMIELYISSCAEPLGGFQTDLFKCLIDSFIAFWSSETVMSYNQIPLLGDDMGTLITCFSPLTDIIWQAEVEETNASYLLPPVIDKENPRYLAFYQVWCMPKTDQIKEETKQFLQLLVSDIGQAAYTDPQTCFAKEWPAEIIMDPNMLSTFDHFSPNEMGELTWEVTLENTNHYLTIASPVFYNGNVRLQTIENIQKFHQYLCPYLSNTTELWKVFYSNIGYYKDGQMSFDELAEKLNTIWDMMINE
- a CDS encoding sugar ABC transporter permease, which gives rise to MMLPALGGFIAFYILPFEYIFRSAFWQTSFNHSFAGALNFLQVIQGRYFSIASINMISIMFEMVFSVFILVIPISVFIRENRDFSWLHIILLLMVFVPSAALGNTWLIIPQISYTNHLALLAMATWKSLGIPASIMLVGFAALDPHQEEAAQMDGATFVQRYYWVVFPQMGPSLLFMLVYILIQSQRLYRESYILFGDYPTTDVYLLQHYLNHHFQKHNYPLLSAATLIELAFVLVLIFAMSVIWRKMKR
- a CDS encoding carbohydrate ABC transporter permease — translated: MKKCIVEWIKSLIAVLIGLSLMLPVWETVILSFVRDQELSNINISGFLWIPPVLSLTQYYTLLVDNSKYLQSFWNSFFLSSCITILQAIMAIPASYVLSKIQFRGRRVIRWIFLLALVLPQQVLLVPVYILCRTIGIYNNWLSLLFPMMFSPLGVCLLMFAFHMFPDELMEAARIETGNIWTIMWHIIVPCLKPFIFVLLLISFTESWNMIEQPLILLSDKTKYPLSLLLSGAKDNGGVPVWSGAVLFMIPAILAYWLSHEDINMMMEASSVK
- a CDS encoding PBSX family phage terminase large subunit gives rise to the protein MSFHFQPFSRKQSQLLNWWRPGSGVEDRRIVLADGAIRSGKTVAMILSFLLWSLTCFSGKDFIMAGVTSGALVRNVLGPMLSMLETLGIAYEWKRGEARVIIGKNSYYLFGADKDNAQDKLQGMTAAGAYADEAALFPRSFIDQMIGRCSVEGSRIFLNCNPNGAWHYIKTDFIDRAEELGLYRLHFTMDDNLTLSPEIRQSYARSFTGVFYRQYILGEWVSAEGAVYPMWDDRENTFIEGERDPEALPFRDMRRFCAVDYGTVNPCVFLDVRDDGKTFWIMKEYYWNSTSKRRQKTDAEYANDLAEFLGNDRNTQIIVDPSAASFKAELRNRGFRVLDAKNDVREGIATTAVCISNRRIRVERNRCPALLGEVHSYVWDEKARMKGEERPVKVHDHAMDAVRYLCHTKASRFRR